From the Cydia pomonella isolate Wapato2018A chromosome 11, ilCydPomo1, whole genome shotgun sequence genome, one window contains:
- the LOC133523124 gene encoding uncharacterized protein LOC133523124 — MSESHKGDGEAVVRDTDPPALQAAVPALHKPMPTPSRVASGASSRSSSTIVARQLEAKAQHARRLAEMEKERERQSAERERQVAERAAERERQVAELELQANLAAIEAGGSRRGSHGTRSRASVQEWVNNTIPNHNEQHLLSANPPFRFDDIAAQHEPLESREQHGVSAAAIKNSPEQNRPEDGGVTRLVNSLDKLINKVNQTKIDLPNFDGKSHLDWLALKRVYENKADSFSPTENLARLSRALRGTAREAVAGLLAAARDPGAVVAALDARFGRPELVVMHEVTAVRALPKVSYDGKDLVIFASRVRNCVEVIRMLNKPDHLRSPELFQALWSKLPALLRPRWLDYAHSCNGSASKIEMFADFLSREVDLQCRFGGAIDHAPALVSRPIGNRDKINIIAENNHSSDSISTSLNTHNNFENNCPLCKQNHDLSVCDKFIKLSINDRWQFIKKNKMCHRCLKKGFHKNKTSCLKKVCSVEGCEMRHHNLLHGSKSERVVTAHVDVEDDDAADDDSDADDEQVPSTSSVTAPAACNVSEAAPLLDDSEHDILTHATSSSPKVPSARPLLKIVAVTVSGPTGSVDTFALLDDGSSGTYIDSEISSQIGAKASDRLIHLDCVVGLSKDIKVQYVNFNIQGRHSTEVHSIKKARSINGLGAARQCAYQDSVRKYPYLADIAGEFCYGDVKPMLIIGLDNWHLSLATDVRKGTKTQPAAILTALGWVLFGFGCSKTKRVDVVNHITLSETDSDSDCFTLERLIREQFKIDSIGISKKEARNADDERAIQVLESTAHRLPGGRFEVGLLWKADNLDIPDSYKLALSRFLSLEKKMMKDPCYAERYRHNVHDMLSKEYAEQCSSGPASGRPVWYLPHFGVINPNKPNKLRTVHDAAAKSHGVSLNSLLLTGPDLLQPLLGILMRFREGAIALNADIREMFPQIKIIEKDRDAQRFLWRDTPSEPVRTFRMSSMIFGAASSPFTAIHIKNKNALEWQETYPEAARVIIDDHYMDDCITSLDEIDKAAKLAADIYTVHAHAGFEMRSWTSNSPSALSLLPKESLLEVPRANNIDVELGRLATPVRTLGLIWQPANDLIGFNTGVKKDTVLPEKLTKRGVLVHVMRIYDPLGILAPIVVRGRIMFQDAWRKGLNWDQELSQCDSAAWKSWFQDLISTSSLRIPRRYNLSDLEVAGCELHVFSDASESAYAAVAYWRFLYVNGDIRLSLICSKVRVSPIRPVSIPRLELQGALIAARLAMSICEAHRLKPMRRVFWCDSMTVLGWLRSDARTLKPFVSHRVGEILELTNISEWHWVPSDLNVADDATRVKRIVLSTESRWISGPGFLLSSDWPAEPQVDVSGLGREEYKNIIHLITETDLPAPVSADPSRFSSWLRMVRATAKAHLFISLLRMRSMRRRDANFNLPRLEGHLCTFHPTCTSSPGTSNPPNIPPKITASDIRLAETHILRQSQLDSFKEDILRIKNRDPLPRSSRLFKLSPFLDDNGQLRMFSRIAAAAGVTDEVKRPLILDGKHPAVRLLIARYHQKAGHANKEKVLNELHQRFWILGLRNAARSVAHGCQFCKLRRARTFTPPMGNLPECRLAHHQRPFSFVGLDYFGPVLVSVGRRREKRYVALFTCLVIRAVHLEVVHSLTTDAAIMCLRRFIARRGTPQEIWSDHGTAFVGANRELRALYADSVEDFAANESINWRFIPPAAPFMGGAWERLVRSVKGALKVTLREQAPSDEVLSTLLAEAEALVNTRPLTHVSLDSDADEALTPAHFILTSPSGRPIPATLTEADLLSRNKWRRAVRLADHFWQRWVKEYLPCLSPRTGGGSPPNIAVGDVVIVCDSNLPRGSWPKGRITALYPGRDGIVRVADIATAAGVLRRPLKKLAKVPVSVSL, encoded by the coding sequence ATGAGTGAGTCTCATAAGGGAGACGGTGAGGCGGTCGTGAGGGATACTGATCCGCCCGCGCTGCAAGCCGCGGTGCCCGCCCTTCATAAACCGATGCCGACACCTTCCCGCGTGGCGAGCGGTGCCTCGTCGCGCTCCTCTTCCACCATTGTCGCGCGCCAGCTTGAGGCGAAGGCGCAACATGCGCGCCGATTGGCTGAAATGGAAAAGGAACGAGAGCGGCAGTCCGCTGAGCGGGAACGCCAGGTTGCAGAACGCGCCGCGGAGCGCGAGCGTCAAGTTGCGGAGCTCGAACTGCAAGCTAATCTCGCTGCTATAGAGGCTGGCGGAAGCCGACGTGGCAGCCACGGCACGCGCAGTCGTGCGAGTGTTCAGGAATGGGTAAATAATACAATTCCTAATCACAATGAGCAACATTTATTAAGTGCCAACCCACCTTTCAGATTTGACGATATTGCGGCCCAGCACGAGCCACTGGAATCGAGAGAGCAGCACGGCGTGAGTGCCGCGGCAATTAAAAACTCTCCCGAGCAAAATCGCCCTGAAGACGGAGGAGTGACTCGCTTAGTCAATTCGCTCGACAAACTGATAAATAAAGTTAATCAAACGAAGATTGATTTACCAAACTTCGACGGCAAGTCACATTTAGATTGGTTAGCTTTGAAAAGAGTTTACGAAAATAAAGCAGATAGTTTCTCGCCTACTGAAAATTTAGCTAGGTTGTCACGCGCCCTACGAGGGACGGCGCGCGAGGCCGTGGCGGGCCTGCTGGCGGCGGCCCGCGACCCCGGTGCGGTGGTGGCCGCGCTCGACGCGCGTTTCGGCCGCCCCGAGCTCGTCGTCATGCATGAAGTGACAGCGGTGCGTGCCCTACCTAAGGTAAGCTACGACGGTAAGGATTTAGTGATTTTCGCAAGTCGTGTTCGTAATTGCGTAGAAGTAATCCGCATGTTAAATAAGCCCGACCATTTACGCTCGCCTGAGCTGTTTCAAGCACTATGGAGCAAACTGCCTGCGCTGCTGCGTCCACGGTGGTTGGATTATGCTCATTCATGCAATGGTAGCGCTTCAAAAATTGAAATGTTTGCGGATTTCCTCTCGCGCGAAGTCGACCTGCAATGCAGATTTGGAGGCGCTATTGACCACGCGCCCGCCCTAGTTTCCCGGCCGATTGGTAATAGGgacaaaataaacattattgcTGAAAATAATCATTCGTCCGATAGTATTTCAACATCGTTAAACACGCAtaacaattttgaaaataattgtccattatgtaaacaaaatcatgaCTTATCTGTTTGTGACAAGTTTATCAAACTGTCAATAAATGATAGGTGGCAATTTatcaaaaagaataaaatgtGTCATAGGTGTTTGAAAAAAGGTTTTCATAAGAACAAAACTTCTTGCTTGAAAAAGGTATGTAGCGTAGAAGGTTGCGAGATGCGTCATCATAATTTGTTACACGGGTCAAAGTCTGAACGCGTCGTTACTGCGCACGTCGATGTGGAGGACGACGACGCCGCCGACGACGACTCCGACGCCGACGACGAGCAAGTGCCATCGACATCTAGCGTAACTGCGCCCGCGGCCTGCAATGTATCCGAAGCGGCACCGCTGCTTGACGACTCGGAACACGATATTCTGACGCATGCGACCTCTTCATCTCCCAAAGTGCCTTCTGCGCGGccgttattaaaaatagtagCTGTCACTGTGTCCGGACCCACTGGTAGCGTTGACACATTCGCGTTATTGGACGATGGGTCCTCAGGAACGTATATTGACTCTGAAATTTCGTCTCAAATTGGAGCGAAGGCTTCCGATAGGCTAATTCACTTAGATTGCGTAGTTGGTTTAAGCAAGGACATTAAAGTGCagtatgttaattttaatatacaggGTCGTCATTCAACCGAAGTTCACTCTATTAAAAAGGCTAGATCAATTAACGGTTTAGGCGCTGCACGACAGTGTGCGTATCAAGATAGTGTGCGCAAATACCCTTACTTAGCAGATATAGCCGGTGAATTTTGCTACGGGGACGTAAAGCCTATGCTGATAATAGGACTTGACAACTGGCACTTATCACTTGCTACAGACGTGCGCAAAGGAACCAAGACACAACCTGCAGCCATTTTAACAGCCCTTGGCTGGGTTTTGTTTGGTTTCGGTTGCAGCAAGACTAAACGGGTTGACGTTGTAAACCATATCACATTAAGCGAGACTGACTCTGATAGCGATTGTTTCACTCTAGAACGACTCATTAGGGAGCAATTTAAGATCGATTCAATTGGTATATCGAAAAAAGAGGCCCGCAATGCTGACGATGAGCGTGCCATACAAGTACTAGAGAGCACGGCTCACCGTCTGCCGGGTGGCCGTTTTGAGGTAGGATTGCTATGGAAGGCTGATAATCTGGATATTCCTGACAGTTACAAGTTAGCACTGTCCAGATTCCTCAGCTTAGAGAAGAAAATGATGAAAGATCCTTGCTATGCCGAACGTTATCGTCACAATGTTCATGACATGTTATCTAAAGAATACGCTGAACAATGTTCTTCTGGTCCTGCTTCTGGACGTCCTGTTTGGTACCTTCCTCACTTTGGCGTGATTAACCCAAATAAACCCAATAAATTGCGAACGGTACACGACGCGGCTGCAAAATCTCACGGCGTGTCATTAAACTCTTTGTTATTGACTGGCCCTGATCTTTTGCAACCTTTGCTGGGTATTCTAATGCGTTTTCGTGAGGGTGCTATAGCTTTAAATGCCGATATTCGTGAAATGTTTCcgcaaatcaaaataattgaaaaagatAGAGACGCGCAAAGGTTTCTGTGGCGAGATACCCCAAGTGAACCAGTAAGAACATTCCGCATGTCATCCATGATTTTTGGCGCTGCATCGAGCCCGTTTACTGCCATAcacatcaaaaataaaaatgctctAGAATGGCAGGAAACTTATCCTGAGGCAGCTCGAGTAATCATCGATGACCATTACATGGACGATTGCATTACTAGCTTAGACGAAATTGACAAAGCTGCCAAGCTGGCAGCTGATATTTATACCGTACATGCTCACGCCGGTTTTGAGATGCGCAGCTGGACGTCAAATAGTCCAAGCGCGCTCTCGTTGTTGCCGAAGGAATCCTTGCTCGAGGTGCCTCGCGCTAATAATATTGACGTCGAATTAGGTCGCCTGGCTACGCCCGTTCGCACGCTAGGCCTTATCTGGCAACCCGCTAACGACCTGATAGGATTTAATACAGGTGTAAAAAAAGATACCGTGTTGCCGGAGAAGTTAACAAAGCGAGGGGTTCTAGTGCACGTAATGAGAATTTATGATCCGCTTGGAATCCTTGCACCAATCGTCGTTCGTGGTCGTATAATGTTTCAAGACGCTTGGCGCAAGGGTTTGAACTGGGACCAGGAGCTCTCTCAATGTGACAGCGCCGCGTGGAAGTCTTGGTTTCAAGATCTGATCTCCACTTCCAGTTTAAGGATACCACGCCGCTATAATTTGAGCGATCTCGAGGTAGCAGGGTGCGAATTACATGTGTTTTCGGATGCAAGTGAGTCCGCGTATGCTGCTGTGGCCTATTGGCGCTTTCTTTATGTGAATGGTGATATAAGACTCTCTCTCATCTGCAGTAAAGTCCGTGTTTCTCCAATCAGGCCTGTCTCCATTCCCCGTTTAGAACTTCAAGGTGCTCTAATAGCTGCGCGCCTTGCCATGTCGATATGCGAAGCCCACCGACTAAAGCCAATGAGACGAGTTTTCTGGTGCGACTCGATGACTGTGCTGGGTTGGCTTCGTAGTGATGCGCGCACCCTTAAACCCTTTGTATCTCATAGAGTAGGCGAGATACTAGAGCTTACAAACATCAGCGAATGGCACTGGGTACCGAGTGACCTAAACGTAGCCGATGATGCCACACGCGTGAAACGCATTGTGCTCTCTACAGAATCTCGCTGGATCTCAGGACCCGGCTTTCTCCTTTCTTCGGACTGGCCCGCTGAACCTCAAGTTGATGTCAGCGGACTAGGCCGCGAAGAgtataaaaatatcattcatCTTATCACCGAGACTGATCTGCCCGCACCAGTCTCTGCGGATCCAAGTCGATTCAGCTCGTGGCTGAGAATGGTGCGAGCAACGGCAAAGGCGCATCTATTCATATCATTATTGCGAATGCGTAGTATGAGAAGACGAGATGCGAACTTCAACCTTCCTCGTCTTGAGGGACACTTATGTACCTTCCATCCAACTTGCACATCCTCTCCTGGTACTTCTAATCCCCCTAATATCCCACCAAAAATAACCGCGAGCGATATTCGTCTAGCCGAAACTCATATTTTACGGCAAAGCCAACTGGATTCCTTCAAAGAAGATATCTTGCGAATAAAGAACCGAGACCCGTTGCCTCGAAGCAGCCGCCTTTTCAAACTGTCCCCCTTCTTAGATGACAACGGTCAACTTCGAATGTTCAGTCGTATAGCGGCAGCCGCAGGCGTCACTGATGAAGTTAAGCGACCGCTGATTTTAGACGGAAAGCATCCGGCAGTACGCCTCTTAATAGCCAGATATCATCAAAAGGCTGGCCATGCGAACAAAGAAAAAGTCTTGAACGAGCTCCACCAAAGATTTTGGATTTTAGGCCTTAGAAATGCTGCCCGATCAGTAGCCCATGGTTGCCAGTTTTGTAAACTTCGCCGTGCCAGAACATTCACACCACCGATGGGAAATCTACCAGAGTGTCGATTGGCTCATCATCAAAGACCGTTTTCCTTTGTCGGTCTAGACTACTTTGGACCCGTCCTTGTTTCAGTTGGTCGCAGAAGGGAGAAACGCTACGTTGCCCTATTTACGTGTCTCGTCATACGCGCCGTACATCTTGAAGTGGTACACAGTTTAACGACAGACGCGGCCATAATGTGTCTACGCCGTTTTATTGCTCGTCGAGGAACACCACAAGAGATCTGGTCAGACCACGGAACAGCCTTTGTTGGAGCAAACAGGGAGTTACGAGCTCTTTACGCCGACTCTGTTGAAGATTTTGCTGCCAACGAATCAATCAATTGGCGTTTTATTCCTCCCGCAGCACCTTTTATGGGTGGAGCGTGGGAGCGATTAGTTCGCAGTGTCAAAGGAGCTTTGAAAGTGACCCTCAGAGAACAGGCTCCCTCAGACGAAGTTTTAAGCACACTGTTAGCAGAGGCTGAAGCCCTTGTCAATACGCGACCACTTACACATGTCTCACTCGATTCCGATGCTGATGAGGCTTTAACACCGGCCCATTTTATACTCACATCTCCATCTGGACGCCCTATTCCCGCTACCCTGACCGAGGCGGATCTTCTCAGCAGGAACAAGTGGCGCAGAGCAGTAAGACTCGCTGACCACTTCTGGCAGCGCTGGGTGAAAGAATACCTGCCTTGCTTGTCACCACGCACCGGAGGAGGCTCTCCACCTAATATTGCAGTGGGCGACGTCGTAATAGTGTGTGACTCCAACCTGCCTAGAGGCTCCTGGCCCAAGGGTCGTATTACCGCATTGTACCCCGGTAGAGACGGGATAGTAAGAGTAGCAGATATCGCCACCGCCGCAGGGGTTTTACGGAGACCCCTCAAAAAGCTCGCTAAAGTTCCCGTTTCTGTTTCTCTTTAA